One Angustibacter sp. Root456 genomic window carries:
- a CDS encoding CoA ester lyase, whose translation MTASTALPTALPNGPHATPGTAAALVRPHRSRRSNLAVPGSSTKMIDKAKGLPADQVFLDLEDAVAPIAKEGARANIVAALNEGGWGDKVRTVRVNDWTTKWTYADVLEIAGGAGANLDCIMLPKVQTAEQVVALDLLLTQVETANGLDVGRIGIEAQIENALGLTNVNAIAAASARVETIIFGPADFMASINMKSLVVGEQPQGYDVGDAYHYILMQILMAARAYDKLAIDGPYLQIRDVEGFTRVASRSAALGFDGKWVLHPGQIDAANEVYSPRQEDYDHAENILDAYEHYTSEAGGARGAVMLGDEMIDEASRKMALVISAKGRAAGMTRGERWTPPED comes from the coding sequence ATGACCGCCTCGACCGCCCTGCCCACCGCGCTGCCGAACGGGCCGCACGCCACCCCCGGCACCGCGGCCGCCCTCGTGCGTCCGCACCGCTCGCGGCGGTCGAACCTCGCCGTTCCCGGGTCGAGCACGAAGATGATCGACAAGGCCAAGGGCCTGCCCGCCGACCAGGTGTTCCTCGACCTCGAGGACGCCGTGGCCCCCATCGCCAAGGAGGGCGCACGCGCCAACATCGTCGCCGCGCTCAACGAGGGCGGCTGGGGCGACAAGGTGCGCACCGTGCGCGTCAACGACTGGACGACGAAGTGGACGTACGCCGACGTCCTCGAGATCGCGGGGGGCGCCGGCGCGAACCTCGACTGCATCATGCTGCCCAAGGTGCAGACCGCCGAGCAGGTCGTGGCCCTCGACCTGCTGCTCACCCAGGTCGAGACCGCCAACGGGCTGGACGTCGGCCGCATCGGCATCGAGGCGCAGATCGAGAACGCGCTGGGCCTCACCAACGTCAACGCCATCGCCGCGGCGTCTGCGCGCGTGGAGACGATCATCTTCGGGCCGGCCGACTTCATGGCCAGCATCAACATGAAGTCGCTGGTGGTGGGCGAGCAGCCGCAGGGCTACGACGTCGGCGACGCCTACCACTACATCCTCATGCAGATCCTCATGGCGGCGCGGGCCTACGACAAGCTCGCCATCGACGGGCCGTACCTGCAGATCCGCGACGTCGAGGGCTTCACTCGGGTCGCGAGCCGTTCTGCCGCACTGGGTTTCGACGGCAAGTGGGTGCTGCACCCCGGCCAGATCGACGCGGCGAACGAGGTCTACAGCCCGCGGCAGGAGGACTACGACCACGCCGAGAACATCCTCGACGCCTACGAGCACTACACGTCCGAGGCCGGTGGCGCGCGCGGCGCCGTCATGCTGGGTGACGAGATGATCGACGAGGCGTCGCGCAAGATGGCGCTCGTGATCTCGGCCAAGGGCCGGGCCGCGGGCATGACGCGCGGCGAGCGCTGGACGCCGCCGGAGGACTGA
- a CDS encoding Dps family protein yields MADQTPRFTVPGLSQDDAATVGAILQDRLNALNDLALTLKHVHWNVIGQNFIAVHEMLDPQIDAVRAMVDEAAERMATLGVAPQGTPGAIVSQRSWDDYSLGRATTQEHLGALDLVFAGVISDHRKAQEQTADLDPVTEDLVIGQLRQLELFHWFVRAHLENLGGELSTSGATTETEAAQQAG; encoded by the coding sequence ATGGCTGACCAGACGCCGCGATTCACCGTGCCGGGCCTGAGCCAGGACGACGCCGCCACCGTGGGGGCGATCCTGCAGGACCGCCTCAACGCCCTCAACGACCTCGCGCTCACCTTGAAGCACGTGCACTGGAACGTGATCGGCCAGAACTTCATCGCCGTGCACGAGATGCTCGACCCCCAGATCGACGCCGTGCGCGCCATGGTCGACGAGGCCGCCGAGCGCATGGCGACCCTCGGCGTCGCGCCGCAGGGGACGCCGGGCGCGATCGTCTCGCAGCGCTCCTGGGACGACTACTCGCTCGGCCGCGCCACGACGCAGGAGCACCTCGGGGCCCTCGACCTCGTCTTCGCGGGTGTCATCTCCGACCACCGCAAGGCGCAGGAGCAGACCGCCGACCTCGACCCCGTCACCGAGGACCTCGTCATCGGCCAGCTGCGCCAGCTCGAGCTGTTCCACTGGTTCGTGCGCGCCCACCTGGAGAACCTCGGCGGCGAGCTGTCGACGTCCGGCGCGACGACCGAGACCGAGGCCGCGCAGCAGGCCGGCTGA
- a CDS encoding acyl-CoA dehydrogenase family protein: protein MGRLQHTEGLTEDQLELLKLVHEFVDEQVIPVATRLEHADEYPTEIVEGMKEMGIFGLMIPEEYGGLGESLLTYALTVEEIARGWMSVSGIINTHFIVAYMLLQHGTEEQKQKYLPRMATGDVRGAFSMSEPGCGSDVSGIRTKAVQDDGSGDWTINGQKMWLTNGGSANLVAVLTKTDTGAESVYKNMTTFLVEKEPGFGETAPGVTVPGKIEKMGYKGVDTTELVFDGYRTTSEQILGGEPGKGFYQMMDGVEVGRVNVAARACGVAMRAFELGTAYAQQREAFGKKIAEHQAVLFRIAEMATKVEAAHQMMVMAARRKDSGQRNDLEAGMAKYLASEYCAQVVEDSFRIHGGFGYSKEYEIERLYREAPMLLIGEGTADIQRMIIGRRLLEDYKLG from the coding sequence ATGGGCCGCCTGCAGCACACCGAAGGACTCACCGAAGACCAGCTCGAGCTGCTGAAGCTGGTGCACGAGTTCGTCGACGAGCAGGTCATCCCCGTCGCGACCCGGCTCGAGCACGCCGACGAGTACCCCACCGAGATCGTCGAGGGCATGAAGGAGATGGGGATCTTCGGCCTGATGATCCCCGAGGAGTACGGCGGCCTGGGGGAGTCGCTGCTCACCTACGCGCTCACGGTCGAGGAGATCGCGCGCGGCTGGATGAGCGTCAGCGGGATCATCAACACCCACTTCATCGTGGCCTACATGCTGCTGCAGCACGGCACCGAGGAGCAGAAGCAGAAGTACCTGCCGCGCATGGCCACCGGCGACGTGCGCGGCGCGTTCTCGATGAGCGAGCCGGGCTGCGGGTCCGACGTCAGCGGCATCCGCACCAAGGCCGTGCAGGACGACGGCTCCGGCGACTGGACCATCAACGGCCAGAAGATGTGGCTCACCAACGGCGGCTCGGCCAACCTCGTGGCGGTGCTCACCAAGACCGACACCGGCGCGGAGTCGGTCTACAAGAACATGACGACGTTCCTCGTCGAGAAGGAGCCCGGCTTCGGCGAGACGGCGCCCGGCGTCACGGTGCCCGGCAAGATCGAGAAGATGGGCTACAAGGGCGTCGACACCACCGAGCTCGTCTTCGACGGCTACCGGACGACGTCCGAGCAGATCCTCGGCGGCGAGCCCGGCAAGGGCTTCTACCAGATGATGGACGGCGTCGAGGTGGGCCGCGTCAACGTCGCCGCCCGGGCCTGCGGTGTCGCGATGCGCGCCTTCGAGCTCGGCACGGCCTACGCCCAGCAGCGTGAGGCCTTCGGCAAGAAGATCGCCGAGCACCAGGCCGTGCTGTTCCGCATCGCCGAGATGGCGACCAAGGTCGAGGCGGCGCACCAGATGATGGTGATGGCCGCGCGCCGCAAGGACTCCGGGCAGCGCAACGACCTCGAGGCCGGCATGGCCAAGTACCTCGCCAGCGAGTACTGCGCCCAGGTCGTGGAGGACTCCTTCCGCATCCACGGTGGCTTCGGCTACTCCAAGGAGTACGAGATCGAGCGGCTGTACCGCGAGGCGCCGATGCTGCTCATCGGCGAGGGCACGGCCGACATCCAGCGGATGATCATCGGTCGCCGGCTACTCGAGGACTACAAGCTCGGCTGA
- a CDS encoding general stress protein, which yields MAGTTPRPRPGGRAVLTLDFPQSLGVFDKYEEAQRAVDYLSDHEFPVENCMIVGTELKQVERVTGRLTWSRAALAGAASGAWMGLFVGLLLSLFSSGGSALAAILTGVLIGVMFGMAMGLAGYAATGGRRDFTSVTQVVATRHEVLVEHRLLAQAQQLLAEMPGRPQQPL from the coding sequence ATGGCTGGAACCACACCGCGCCCGCGTCCCGGAGGACGGGCCGTCCTCACCCTCGACTTCCCGCAGTCCCTCGGGGTCTTCGACAAGTACGAGGAGGCCCAACGCGCCGTCGACTACCTGTCCGACCACGAGTTCCCCGTCGAGAACTGCATGATCGTCGGCACCGAGCTCAAGCAGGTCGAGCGCGTCACCGGGCGCCTCACGTGGTCGCGTGCGGCGCTGGCGGGGGCGGCGTCCGGCGCCTGGATGGGCCTGTTCGTCGGCCTGCTGCTCAGCCTGTTCAGCAGCGGCGGCAGCGCCCTCGCGGCGATCCTCACCGGCGTGCTCATCGGCGTGATGTTCGGCATGGCCATGGGGCTCGCCGGCTACGCCGCCACGGGCGGGCGCCGCGACTTCACCTCGGTGACCCAGGTCGTGGCGACCCGCCACGAGGTGCTGGTGGAGCACCGGCTGCTTGCGCAGGCGCAGCAGCTGCTGGCCGAGATGCCGGGGCGGCCGCAGCAGCCCCTCTGA
- a CDS encoding aminopeptidase P family protein, whose protein sequence is MSEQQPKKTDHRTRPTSEAFKSFIAGGWAPRPSELPARADVATYAAQRRAAVSQAFAGERVVVPAGGLKVRSNDTDYVFRPHSAFSYLTGLGADREPDSVLVLEPVEGGGHEAVLYFRPRAGRDTEEFYADARYGELWVGVRPSLEEIEAELAITARHLDELPEAVKKDLGLLTVRVVRDADPDVTATIDQAREQSQERDVEADRQLDDELGVFLSEMRLTKDEWEIEQMRLACAATADGFEAMVRSFPDAVAKGRGERWVEGQFGLVARHSGNGVGYDSIVAAGDHACTLHWIRNTGDVRDGDLLLIDAGVEVDSLYTADVTRTLPVNGRFSEVQRKVYEAVLEAQEAGIAAVKPGNKFKDVHEATIRVIAAKLVEWGLLPVDVEATLGDEGGHHRRWMVHGTSHHLGIDVHDCAQARREQYLEAELKPGMVLTVEPGLYFKADDELVPPELRGIGVRIEDDVLVTEDGCENLSSALPRTPDDVERWMAQLLP, encoded by the coding sequence GTGAGCGAGCAGCAGCCGAAGAAGACCGACCACCGCACCCGCCCGACGTCCGAGGCGTTCAAGAGCTTCATCGCCGGAGGCTGGGCGCCCCGGCCGAGCGAGCTGCCGGCGCGGGCCGACGTCGCGACGTACGCCGCGCAACGCCGCGCCGCGGTGTCGCAGGCGTTCGCCGGCGAGCGGGTCGTCGTGCCGGCCGGCGGGCTGAAGGTGCGCTCGAACGACACCGACTACGTCTTCCGGCCGCACTCGGCCTTCTCGTACCTCACCGGTCTGGGCGCCGACCGCGAGCCCGACTCGGTGCTGGTGCTCGAGCCGGTCGAGGGTGGCGGCCACGAGGCGGTGCTGTACTTCCGCCCGCGCGCCGGCCGCGACACCGAGGAGTTCTACGCCGACGCCCGCTACGGCGAGCTGTGGGTCGGCGTGCGGCCGAGCCTGGAGGAGATCGAGGCCGAGCTCGCCATCACCGCCCGGCACCTCGACGAGCTGCCCGAGGCGGTCAAGAAGGACCTCGGCCTGCTCACGGTGCGCGTCGTGCGCGACGCCGACCCCGACGTCACCGCCACGATCGACCAGGCGCGCGAGCAGTCGCAGGAGCGCGACGTCGAGGCCGACCGCCAGCTCGACGACGAGCTCGGCGTCTTCCTGTCGGAGATGCGGCTCACCAAAGACGAGTGGGAGATCGAGCAGATGCGCCTCGCCTGCGCCGCGACCGCGGACGGCTTCGAGGCCATGGTGCGCAGCTTCCCGGACGCCGTAGCCAAGGGCCGGGGCGAGCGCTGGGTCGAGGGCCAGTTCGGGCTCGTCGCACGACACTCCGGCAACGGCGTCGGCTACGACTCGATCGTCGCCGCGGGTGACCACGCCTGCACGCTGCACTGGATCCGCAACACCGGCGACGTGCGCGACGGCGACCTGCTCCTCATCGACGCCGGCGTCGAGGTCGACTCCCTCTACACCGCCGACGTCACCCGCACGCTCCCGGTGAACGGCCGGTTCAGCGAGGTCCAACGCAAGGTCTACGAGGCCGTGCTCGAGGCCCAGGAGGCCGGCATCGCCGCGGTGAAGCCGGGCAACAAGTTCAAGGACGTGCACGAGGCCACGATCCGCGTCATCGCCGCCAAGCTCGTCGAGTGGGGCCTGCTGCCCGTCGACGTCGAGGCCACTCTCGGCGACGAGGGCGGTCACCACCGCCGGTGGATGGTGCACGGCACGAGCCACCACCTGGGCATCGACGTCCACGACTGCGCTCAGGCTCGTCGCGAGCAGTACCTCGAGGCCGAGCTGAAGCCCGGCATGGTGCTCACGGTCGAGCCGGGCCTGTACTTCAAGGCCGACGACGAGCTCGTCCCGCCGGAGCTGCGCGGCATCGGCGTGCGCATCGAGGACGACGTGCTCGTCACCGAGGACGGCTGCGAGAACCTGTCGTCGGCCCTGCCCCGTACGCCTGACGACGTCGAGCGCTGGATGGCGCAGCTGCTGCCGTGA
- a CDS encoding DUF2332 domain-containing protein, which translates to MTRFDDAALLSDRFRQHAAVCSSPLYAALMTAMADDWDAGGPVRAVCAGWEHAQPGSVVQLRLLAGLHRVVLRGEAPALAAYYRNVGGTLAPEDAWPVAQTVIADHVDELRDGLALAPQTNEVGRAAALAVGLADAVWRTGTGRVRLLEVGASAGLNLLVDRYAVRLDDGRVLGDEASPLLLDGAHGPVEPASFELVERRGCDLSPVDAGAPEGATLLSSYVWPDHAHRFERLQTALAIARTDPPRVEAASAGEWLEQVLAERPDDDVLTVVWQSITRMYWPAEELARVQAALDQAGRRLPRLAHVAMEYGAAEAGAQLTVDVWRGGAPDGARTLVAGVHDHGLPVTLHDGVRVG; encoded by the coding sequence ATGACGCGCTTCGACGACGCGGCGCTGCTGTCGGACCGCTTCCGGCAGCACGCCGCCGTGTGCAGCTCACCGCTCTACGCGGCGCTCATGACCGCCATGGCCGACGACTGGGACGCCGGCGGCCCGGTGCGCGCGGTGTGCGCCGGTTGGGAGCACGCGCAGCCCGGGTCGGTGGTGCAGCTGCGCCTGCTCGCCGGCCTGCACCGTGTCGTGCTGCGCGGCGAGGCGCCCGCTCTGGCGGCCTACTACCGCAACGTCGGCGGCACCCTCGCGCCCGAGGACGCCTGGCCCGTGGCCCAGACGGTGATCGCTGACCACGTCGACGAGCTGCGCGACGGGCTCGCGCTCGCCCCCCAGACCAACGAGGTGGGTCGGGCGGCCGCCCTCGCGGTCGGGCTCGCGGACGCCGTGTGGCGCACCGGCACCGGCCGCGTGCGGCTGCTCGAGGTCGGTGCGAGCGCGGGGCTGAACCTGCTCGTCGACCGGTACGCCGTCCGGCTCGACGACGGTCGAGTGCTCGGTGACGAGGCGTCACCGCTGCTGCTCGACGGCGCCCACGGCCCGGTCGAGCCCGCGTCCTTCGAGCTGGTCGAGCGCCGGGGCTGCGACCTGTCGCCGGTCGACGCCGGCGCACCCGAGGGCGCGACGCTGCTGTCGTCGTACGTCTGGCCCGACCACGCGCACCGCTTCGAGCGCCTGCAGACTGCCCTCGCCATCGCCCGCACCGACCCGCCGCGCGTCGAGGCGGCGTCCGCGGGTGAGTGGCTGGAGCAGGTCCTCGCCGAGCGACCGGACGACGACGTGCTCACGGTGGTGTGGCAGTCGATCACCCGCATGTACTGGCCCGCCGAGGAGCTCGCGCGCGTGCAGGCGGCGCTCGACCAGGCCGGACGCCGCCTGCCGCGGCTCGCGCACGTCGCCATGGAGTACGGGGCCGCCGAGGCCGGCGCCCAGCTCACCGTCGACGTCTGGCGTGGCGGCGCCCCCGACGGTGCCCGCACGCTCGTCGCCGGTGTGCACGACCACGGGCTGCCCGTGACGCTGCACGACGGCGTCCGCGTCGGCTAG
- a CDS encoding DUF2505 domain-containing protein translates to MKFRADIRYAADPDRVFEMLLDPAFHEKVCLATGALDHSVDVEPADGGATITTTRKLPADGLPDFVRTFVGETLDVMRVDHWGSPGSDGTRRGTIVVEIQGTPVRLTGTVTMHAGGPGTLEEVEGDLKAAVPLLGGKIERAAEPAVRAAVSKEQEVGNEWLG, encoded by the coding sequence GTGAAGTTCCGAGCCGACATCCGCTATGCCGCCGACCCTGACCGCGTCTTCGAGATGCTGCTCGACCCGGCATTCCACGAGAAGGTCTGCCTGGCCACGGGCGCGCTCGACCACAGCGTCGACGTCGAACCAGCCGATGGCGGAGCGACGATCACGACGACGCGCAAGCTGCCGGCCGATGGGCTGCCCGACTTCGTGCGCACCTTCGTCGGCGAGACGCTTGACGTCATGCGCGTCGACCACTGGGGCTCACCGGGGAGCGACGGGACGCGGCGCGGCACGATCGTCGTGGAGATCCAGGGCACGCCCGTGCGCCTCACCGGCACGGTCACCATGCACGCGGGCGGACCCGGCACCCTCGAGGAGGTCGAGGGCGACCTCAAGGCCGCGGTGCCGCTACTCGGCGGCAAGATCGAGCGCGCAGCCGAGCCTGCCGTGCGCGCTGCGGTGTCGAAGGAGCAGGAAGTCGGCAACGAGTGGCTCGGCTGA